From the Paraflavitalea soli genome, the window TGGCAAGGATTATATATTGGAGTTCTTTGGCGAAGGGGAAGTGATTGGAGAACTCGAACTGTTTCGCAATGCGCCCAATCTGAGCACGGTAGAGGCGGTAACGGAGCTGGTATTGTATAAAACTGACAGCAGTGCCTTTTGGCAGCTGCTGGAAACAAACGCACAATTCAACCGCATTATGCTGAAAGAGCTGGCCACCCGGGTAAGTCAGCTGGCGGTGCGGGTTTCGTACCAACAGTTATATCCCATTGAATATACCCTGCTGAAACTGCTTTCTTTATTCTCGTACCAGGAGCTGGCGCTGTCCAAACAAGACCTGGCGGATTACCTGGCCATTTCCGTGCGCAGCCTCAACCGTACGTTGAAACAATTAAGGGAGAAAAACTTTATACCAGCAGATGGCCTCGATCTGCACCTCACTCAAGCGGAGCTGGACAAGCTACTGAAAAGATTTGATGACCATTAACCGCTTCTTATCCCATTGCTTCATGAAAAGCGGCCAGGTATTTATCAATATACAGCTGTTTGGTCTTTAGCTTGTATTGCATTACAAAACGTGGATGTTCCAACGCTACTATCTTTCCAAAGAACCCTTCTTTCTCGTTCAGTTGCTTAAGAAACTTCTCATTCTTGCCCGTACCAAAGCAAAAGCACACTTCGGTCTTTACACCCAGGGCTATTTGTGTGCGGATATTGTTGACGATGAAATCATACACGGCATCGGTGAGGGCCTTGCTGTCGTAATAGTTGTAGTTGACCTCTTTTCCATTGGCAGCAACTGAGGTGAAGCCCAGGGGGCTCATGGAGTTGATATAAAGCTGCCCATAAAATGCTTTGGGGCCGCCAAAGGCATTGATCACATCATACACAAATACAGAAGAAGGCTCATGGGTCTCTTTGCCTGCATAGGGAATGCCACATTCATTTTTGAGTCGTTTGGTATCGGTAAACGGAATGCCGGTAACACCGGCGCCAAACCTACCAGGATTAATACCCAGTATCAGGTGACGGGGCTGGTGGTCATCGTAGAACTTCTTATAGAAGGTGGAAGATATCTGAAGCACGTTTTCATCCTCCCGGAAGGGATTCATGATCCGTATGCCGGCAGGTAGCTTGCCTTCAAAATGAACATGCTTGTTGAAATCGATCACCCGGTCGGCAAAGGTGGCAGTAGCCGGCAACTTTTTAGGACTCATCTGTTTGCTTTAGGTCAGTGAAAATACCACAAAATGTTTACAGGGTGGGCCGCTCTGTGGCCAGGTTTTGTGCGTAGCCGGGGCGGCTCACCCTTTCTTACATCCCCGCCGCCTTCACTATAAAATCAACGATCGGTGTTGGATTCGGCAAGCTGTGCGGATGATGTTTGAATCCCTGCTTATAGATAACGGTGATATTCCCTTTCAGGGCTTTTACCTTTTTCTCAAACAGCATGGTATTTTCCTGCGGGGCTACTGCTTCATCCATATCGGCGCACAATATGAGGATGGGGTAATGCCCTTTTACAATT encodes:
- a CDS encoding Crp/Fnr family transcriptional regulator; the protein is MIRTNQDLLQFIEQLPGIQQQRLQPGQKLLLQDGKALYVYIIKRGIAKCYITEENGKDYILEFFGEGEVIGELELFRNAPNLSTVEAVTELVLYKTDSSAFWQLLETNAQFNRIMLKELATRVSQLAVRVSYQQLYPIEYTLLKLLSLFSYQELALSKQDLADYLAISVRSLNRTLKQLREKNFIPADGLDLHLTQAELDKLLKRFDDH
- a CDS encoding SMUG2 DNA glycosylase family protein; translated protein: MSPKKLPATATFADRVIDFNKHVHFEGKLPAGIRIMNPFREDENVLQISSTFYKKFYDDHQPRHLILGINPGRFGAGVTGIPFTDTKRLKNECGIPYAGKETHEPSSVFVYDVINAFGGPKAFYGQLYINSMSPLGFTSVAANGKEVNYNYYDSKALTDAVYDFIVNNIRTQIALGVKTEVCFCFGTGKNEKFLKQLNEKEGFFGKIVALEHPRFVMQYKLKTKQLYIDKYLAAFHEAMG